The proteins below come from a single Streptomyces sp. B3I8 genomic window:
- a CDS encoding FHA domain-containing protein, with the protein MAGAWWKLSGGYGRCEDVRVDRCVQSGFVLPHGRVCFGQGESPVKLFAKLFGKSAREGSGNATARHRAQPQEAERPLFRDQVAGQGGGVSGGQGASSVDPAGSGRIGFGDPSTSGAGGGFGSDPYASQAPGGQPRQEDPSMSALVCSRCGNRNAENSRFCSNCGAPLRAGAVPERPSETTSTISISGLEAYDSETTGQTQMPMLSPEAQAAVDALPLGSALLVVRRGPNSGSRFLLDSELTTAGRHPQSDIFLDDVTVSRRHVEFRRTPEGTFTVADVGSLNGTYVNRERIDQVALANGDEVQIGKYRLVFYASQRGI; encoded by the coding sequence ATGGCGGGTGCGTGGTGGAAACTGTCTGGTGGATACGGACGTTGTGAGGATGTCCGGGTCGACCGGTGTGTTCAATCAGGGTTCGTCCTGCCCCACGGGCGGGTCTGTTTCGGTCAAGGGGAATCGCCCGTGAAGTTGTTTGCGAAGTTGTTCGGCAAGAGCGCGCGAGAGGGCAGCGGAAACGCCACCGCCCGTCATCGCGCACAGCCGCAGGAAGCCGAGCGTCCGCTCTTCCGCGACCAGGTCGCGGGCCAGGGCGGCGGTGTTTCGGGAGGTCAGGGCGCGTCGTCTGTTGACCCTGCCGGTTCCGGACGCATAGGTTTCGGGGATCCGTCGACCTCGGGTGCGGGTGGAGGGTTCGGCTCCGACCCGTACGCGTCCCAAGCCCCTGGTGGGCAGCCGCGTCAGGAGGATCCGTCCATGTCGGCCCTGGTGTGTTCGAGGTGCGGCAACCGCAACGCGGAGAACAGTCGCTTCTGCTCCAACTGCGGCGCGCCGCTGCGCGCCGGCGCGGTGCCGGAGCGTCCGTCGGAGACGACGTCCACGATCTCCATCTCCGGTCTGGAGGCGTACGACTCCGAGACCACCGGCCAGACGCAGATGCCGATGCTGTCGCCCGAGGCGCAGGCAGCGGTCGACGCGCTGCCGCTCGGCTCGGCGCTGCTGGTGGTGCGCCGGGGGCCCAACTCGGGCAGCCGCTTCCTGCTCGACAGTGAGCTGACCACGGCGGGTCGCCATCCGCAGAGCGACATCTTTCTGGACGACGTGACGGTCTCACGCCGCCACGTGGAGTTCCGCCGCACGCCGGAGGGCACGTTCACGGTCGCCGACGTCGGCAGCCTCAACGGCACCTACGTCAACCGTGAGCGGATCGACCAGGTCGCGCTCGCCAACGGCGACGAGGTGCAGATCGGCAAGTACCGGCTGGTCTTCTACGCGAGCCAGCGGGGCATCTGA
- a CDS encoding PTS glucose transporter subunit IIA — MTTVSSPLAGRAIGLVAVPDPVFSQAMVGPGTAIDPVREPSEAIAPVDGVVVSLHPHAFVVVDGEGHGVLTHLGIDTVQLNGEGFELLVNKGDTVTRGQAVVRWNPAAVEAAGKSPVCPVVALEATAESLSDVRESGDVEAGEQLFAWQ; from the coding sequence ATGACCACTGTCTCGTCCCCTCTCGCAGGGCGTGCGATCGGACTTGTCGCTGTACCCGATCCCGTGTTCTCCCAGGCGATGGTGGGACCCGGCACCGCCATCGACCCCGTTCGTGAGCCCTCGGAGGCGATCGCTCCTGTCGACGGCGTCGTCGTCTCCCTGCACCCGCACGCCTTTGTCGTGGTCGACGGGGAGGGGCACGGGGTGCTCACCCACCTGGGCATCGACACCGTGCAGCTGAATGGCGAGGGTTTCGAGCTGCTCGTCAACAAGGGAGACACCGTGACGCGCGGCCAGGCCGTCGTCCGGTGGAACCCGGCGGCCGTGGAGGCTGCCGGGAAGTCCCCGGTGTGCCCGGTGGTGGCGCTCGAGGCCACGGCGGAATCCCTCTCCGACGTCCGGGAGAGCGGTGACGTGGAAGCCGGCGAGCAGCTCTTCGCCTGGCAGTGA
- the ptsP gene encoding phosphoenolpyruvate--protein phosphotransferase yields the protein METTLRGVGVSHGVAIGEVRHMGTAVLEPPAKQIPVEEAEREQGRARQAVEAVAADLNARGNLAGGDAQAVLEAQAMMAQDPELMADVERRIAVGSTAERAVYDAFASYRALLAGAGEYLAGRVADLDDVRNRIVARLLGVPMPGVPDSDQPYVLIARDLAPADTALLDPSLVLGFVTEEGGPTSHSAILARALGVPAVVALPGAGELAEGTMIAVDGSTGEIFVEPGEEKKAQLEATAAERRAALSASTGPGATSDGHKVPLLANVGGPADVPAAVEAGAEGVGLFRTEFLFLDDSENAPSEEKQVEAYRQVLEAFPEGRVVVRVLDAGADKPLDFLTPADEPNPALGVRGLRTLLDHPEVLRTQLTALAKAAEGLPVHLEVMAPMVADRADAKAFADACRDAGLRAKFGAMVEIPSAALRARSILQEVEFLSLGTNDLAQYTFAADRQVGAVSRLQDPWQPALLDLVALAAEAARAEGRSCGVCGEAASDPLLACVLTGLGVTSLSMGAASLPYVRAALSKHTLAQCERAASAARAADSAEEAREAARAVLSGE from the coding sequence ATGGAGACAACGCTGCGAGGCGTCGGTGTGAGCCACGGGGTGGCGATCGGCGAGGTACGGCATATGGGCACGGCGGTGCTGGAGCCGCCTGCCAAGCAGATACCGGTGGAAGAGGCGGAGCGCGAGCAGGGGCGCGCCCGTCAGGCCGTGGAGGCCGTCGCGGCGGATCTCAACGCGCGCGGCAATCTGGCGGGAGGCGACGCGCAGGCCGTGCTGGAGGCGCAGGCCATGATGGCGCAGGACCCCGAGCTGATGGCCGACGTGGAGCGCAGGATCGCCGTGGGCAGCACGGCCGAACGGGCCGTCTACGACGCCTTCGCCTCGTACCGTGCGCTGCTCGCCGGTGCGGGTGAGTACCTGGCGGGCCGGGTCGCCGACCTCGACGACGTGCGGAACCGGATCGTCGCGCGACTGCTGGGTGTGCCGATGCCGGGTGTTCCGGACAGTGACCAGCCGTATGTGCTGATCGCGCGGGATCTGGCGCCTGCCGACACCGCGCTGCTCGACCCCTCGCTGGTTCTCGGTTTTGTCACCGAGGAGGGCGGGCCGACCAGCCACAGTGCCATTCTGGCGCGTGCGCTGGGAGTGCCCGCCGTGGTGGCGCTGCCGGGCGCGGGCGAGCTCGCCGAGGGCACGATGATCGCCGTGGACGGCAGCACCGGTGAGATCTTCGTCGAGCCGGGCGAGGAGAAGAAGGCGCAATTGGAGGCCACGGCGGCCGAGCGGCGGGCGGCGCTGTCCGCCTCGACCGGGCCGGGTGCCACCTCCGACGGCCACAAGGTGCCGCTGCTCGCCAATGTGGGCGGGCCCGCGGATGTGCCGGCGGCGGTGGAGGCCGGGGCCGAGGGTGTCGGACTGTTCCGTACCGAGTTCCTCTTCCTGGACGACAGCGAGAACGCGCCGTCCGAGGAGAAGCAGGTGGAGGCCTACCGTCAGGTACTGGAGGCCTTCCCTGAGGGCCGGGTCGTGGTGCGGGTGCTGGATGCCGGTGCCGACAAGCCGTTGGACTTCCTGACCCCGGCGGACGAGCCGAACCCCGCGCTGGGCGTGCGGGGCCTGCGCACCCTGCTGGACCACCCCGAGGTGCTGCGCACCCAGCTCACCGCGCTGGCCAAGGCGGCCGAGGGCCTGCCGGTGCATCTCGAGGTCATGGCACCGATGGTCGCGGACCGCGCCGACGCCAAGGCGTTCGCCGACGCCTGTCGGGACGCCGGTCTGCGGGCCAAGTTCGGGGCGATGGTCGAGATCCCGTCGGCCGCGCTGCGGGCGCGGTCGATCCTCCAGGAGGTCGAGTTCCTCTCGCTGGGCACGAACGACCTGGCGCAGTACACGTTCGCGGCCGACCGGCAGGTGGGTGCCGTCTCCCGTTTGCAGGACCCGTGGCAGCCCGCGCTGCTCGACCTGGTCGCGCTGGCGGCCGAGGCGGCCCGGGCAGAGGGCAGGAGCTGCGGCGTCTGCGGTGAGGCCGCCTCCGATCCGCTGCTGGCGTGTGTGCTGACCGGTCTGGGCGTCACCTCCTTGTCGATGGGTGCGGCGTCGCTTCCCTATGTGCGGGCGGCGTTGTCGAAGCACACGCTGGCCCAGTGCGAGCGTGCGGCGTCGGCGGCGCGGGCGGCGGACAGCGCCGAGGAGGCGCGTGAGGCCGCCCGGGCGGTGCTGTCGGGCGAGTAG
- a CDS encoding mannose-1-phosphate guanyltransferase, with translation MKAVVMAGGEGTRLRPMTSSMPKPLLPVANRPIMEHVLRLLKRHGLNETVVTVQFLASLVKNYFGDGEELGMELTYANEEKPLGTAGSVKNAEEALKDDAFLVISGDALTDFDLTDLINFHKEKGALVTVCLTRVPNPLEFGITIVDEEGKVERFLEKPTWGQVFSDTVNTGIYVMEPEVFDYVEADVSVDWSGDVFPQLMKEGKPIYGYVAEGYWEDVGTHESYVKAQADVLEGKVDVELDGFEISPGVWVAEGAEVHPDAELRGPLYIGDYAKVEAGAEIREHTVVGSNVVVKSGAFLHKAVVHDNVYIGQHSNLRGCVVGKNTDIMRAARIEDGAVIGDECLIGEESIVQGNVRVYPFKTIEAGAFVNTSVIWESRGQAHLFGARGVSGVLNVEITPELAVRLAGAYATTLKKGSTVTTARDHSRGARALKRAVISALQTSAIDVRDLENVPLPVARQQTARGSAGGIMIRTTPGVPDSVDIMFFDSQGADLSQGSQRKLDRVFARQEYRRAFPGEIGDLHFPSSVFDSYTGSLLRNVDTTGIAESGLKVVVDASNGSSGLVLPSLLGKLGVDSLTINPGLDESRPTETADMRRSGLVRLGEIVASSRAAFGVRFDPVGERLSLVDEKGRIIEDDRALLVMLDLVAAERRSGRVALPVTTTRIAEQVAAYHGTQVEWTTTSPDDLTRVGREDQTIFGGDGRGAFIVPEFSSVFDGAAAFVRLIGLVARTQLTLSQIDARIPRAHVLKRDLATPWAVKGLVMRRVVEAAGDRSVDTTDGVRVVESDGRWVMVLPDPAEAVTHLWAEGPDDASAQALLDEWSAIVDSAGR, from the coding sequence ATGAAGGCCGTCGTGATGGCCGGAGGCGAAGGCACGCGCCTTCGCCCCATGACCTCGAGCATGCCCAAGCCGCTCCTGCCCGTGGCGAATCGCCCGATCATGGAGCATGTGCTGCGGCTGCTCAAAAGGCATGGGCTGAATGAGACCGTAGTCACCGTGCAGTTCCTGGCCTCCTTGGTCAAGAACTATTTCGGTGACGGCGAAGAGCTCGGCATGGAGCTCACCTATGCCAACGAGGAGAAGCCCCTCGGAACCGCGGGCAGCGTGAAGAACGCCGAAGAGGCTCTGAAGGACGACGCGTTCCTCGTCATCTCCGGTGACGCCCTGACGGATTTCGACCTCACGGATCTGATCAACTTCCACAAGGAGAAGGGCGCGCTCGTCACCGTCTGTCTGACGCGTGTGCCCAACCCGCTGGAATTCGGCATCACGATCGTCGACGAGGAAGGCAAGGTCGAGCGTTTCCTGGAGAAGCCGACCTGGGGGCAGGTGTTCTCCGACACCGTCAACACCGGTATCTACGTCATGGAGCCGGAGGTCTTCGACTACGTCGAGGCCGACGTGTCCGTCGACTGGTCCGGTGACGTCTTCCCGCAGCTGATGAAGGAAGGCAAGCCCATCTACGGCTATGTCGCCGAGGGCTACTGGGAGGATGTCGGCACCCACGAAAGCTACGTCAAGGCCCAGGCCGACGTACTCGAGGGCAAGGTCGACGTCGAACTCGACGGGTTCGAGATCTCGCCCGGCGTCTGGGTGGCGGAGGGCGCCGAGGTGCATCCCGACGCCGAGCTGCGGGGCCCGCTGTACATCGGTGACTACGCCAAGGTCGAGGCCGGCGCCGAGATCAGGGAACACACGGTCGTCGGGTCCAACGTGGTCGTCAAGAGCGGCGCCTTCCTGCACAAGGCGGTCGTCCACGACAACGTCTACATCGGGCAGCACAGCAATCTGCGCGGCTGCGTGGTCGGGAAGAACACCGACATCATGCGGGCGGCGCGGATCGAGGACGGCGCGGTCATCGGTGACGAGTGCCTGATCGGTGAGGAATCGATCGTTCAGGGCAATGTGCGGGTCTACCCGTTCAAGACGATCGAGGCGGGCGCCTTCGTCAACACGTCGGTGATCTGGGAGTCCCGGGGGCAGGCCCATCTCTTCGGGGCGCGCGGCGTCTCCGGCGTCCTGAACGTGGAGATCACCCCCGAACTCGCCGTGCGACTGGCCGGCGCCTATGCGACGACTCTCAAGAAGGGCTCGACCGTCACCACGGCCCGCGACCACTCCCGTGGTGCCCGCGCGCTCAAGCGGGCCGTCATCTCCGCGCTCCAGACGAGTGCCATCGACGTACGCGACCTGGAGAACGTGCCGCTGCCCGTGGCCCGGCAGCAGACCGCGCGAGGCAGCGCCGGCGGCATCATGATCCGGACCACGCCCGGGGTGCCCGACTCGGTCGACATCATGTTCTTCGACAGTCAGGGCGCCGACCTCTCCCAGGGGAGCCAGCGCAAGCTCGACCGGGTGTTCGCGCGCCAGGAGTACCGTCGGGCGTTCCCCGGCGAGATCGGCGATCTGCACTTCCCGTCCAGCGTCTTCGACTCGTACACCGGGTCCCTGCTGCGGAACGTGGACACCACCGGGATCGCCGAGTCCGGGCTGAAGGTCGTCGTGGACGCCTCCAACGGCAGCTCCGGTCTGGTGCTGCCCAGCCTGCTCGGCAAGCTCGGCGTCGACTCGCTGACCATCAACCCCGGCCTCGACGAGTCCCGGCCCACCGAGACCGCCGACATGCGGCGTTCCGGGCTGGTGCGCCTCGGGGAGATCGTGGCCTCCTCGCGGGCCGCGTTCGGTGTGCGGTTCGACCCGGTGGGCGAGCGGCTCTCCCTCGTCGACGAGAAGGGCCGCATCATCGAGGACGACCGTGCCCTGCTGGTGATGCTCGACCTCGTCGCCGCCGAGCGGCGCAGCGGGCGGGTGGCGCTGCCGGTGACCACCACGCGGATCGCCGAGCAGGTGGCCGCGTACCACGGCACGCAGGTGGAGTGGACGACGACCTCGCCGGACGACCTCACCAGGGTCGGGCGTGAGGACCAGACCATCTTCGGCGGCGACGGCCGGGGCGCGTTCATCGTGCCGGAGTTCAGCAGCGTGTTCGACGGCGCGGCCGCCTTCGTTCGGCTCATCGGACTCGTGGCCCGTACCCAGCTCACGCTCAGCCAGATCGACGCGCGCATCCCGCGGGCGCACGTCCTCAAGCGTGACCTGGCCACACCGTGGGCCGTCAAGGGCCTGGTCATGCGCCGGGTGGTCGAGGCGGCCGGCGACCGCTCCGTGGACACCACGGACGGTGTGCGGGTGGTGGAGAGCGACGGCCGCTGGGTGATGGTGCTGCCAGACCCGGCCGAGGCGGTCACGCACCTGTGGGCGGAGGGCCCCGACGACGCCTCCGCGCAGGCGCTGCTCGACGAGTGGTCGGCGATCGTCGACAGCGCGGGCCGCTGA
- a CDS encoding DUF881 domain-containing protein — protein MPQSPPVRRTVTRPTRPDASMSLLTNVMDHSLDDGYAEAAARRRTEGTGGMPKTVRARFGLAAGLVLAALVVTVGAAQARVTAPTVAKERQELIDRIDRETAAADKLETKVDALRDDVGDRQRQALKSDGGDGADLVGILSGAVEVHGPGVKLVVNDAKEASGGGGNGDPRQTAGFSDTGRLRDRDLQRVVNGLWQSGAEAVAINGQRLTALSAIRAAGDAILVDNRPLVPPYTVLAVGDGARLSRRFQDSADGLYLHALQENYDIRTAISTQTDLRLPAAPSVIVRTAEPSTENTGKGTS, from the coding sequence ATGCCGCAGTCACCCCCCGTTCGGCGGACCGTAACGCGTCCAACGCGTCCGGACGCCTCCATGTCGTTGCTCACCAACGTCATGGATCACAGCCTCGACGACGGCTATGCGGAGGCGGCCGCCAGGAGGCGGACCGAGGGCACGGGCGGCATGCCGAAAACGGTACGGGCCCGGTTCGGCCTCGCGGCCGGACTCGTCCTCGCCGCGCTGGTGGTGACCGTCGGCGCGGCCCAGGCCCGGGTCACGGCCCCCACGGTGGCCAAGGAACGCCAGGAGCTCATCGACCGCATCGACCGTGAGACCGCGGCCGCGGACAAGCTGGAGACCAAGGTCGACGCCCTGCGGGACGACGTGGGCGACCGGCAGCGGCAGGCCCTCAAGTCCGACGGGGGCGACGGAGCCGACCTGGTGGGCATCCTGTCCGGTGCCGTCGAGGTCCACGGCCCCGGCGTCAAGCTCGTCGTCAACGACGCCAAGGAGGCGTCCGGTGGCGGCGGCAACGGCGACCCGCGCCAGACGGCCGGCTTCTCCGACACCGGCCGTCTGCGCGACCGCGACCTGCAGCGCGTGGTCAACGGGCTGTGGCAGTCGGGCGCGGAGGCCGTCGCCATCAACGGGCAGCGCCTGACCGCCCTTTCGGCGATCAGGGCGGCCGGGGACGCCATACTTGTCGACAACAGGCCGCTGGTGCCGCCGTACACGGTGCTCGCGGTGGGGGACGGCGCGCGGCTGAGCCGCAGGTTCCAGGACAGCGCCGACGGACTGTATCTGCATGCCCTGCAGGAGAACTACGACATCCGCACGGCCATCTCCACGCAGACCGACCTGCGGCTGCCGGCCGCGCCGAGCGTGATCGTACGAACAGCTGAACCGAGCACCGAGAACACCGGGAAGGGCACATCGTGA
- a CDS encoding acetoacetate--CoA ligase — protein MTSAHPSPLWRPDEDRIEQARITAFQSWAATHHRAPADGGYPALHRWSVAEPETFWKAVTEWFDVRFSTPYARVLGDRAMPGAQWFPGARLNYAEHALRAAATRPDEPAVLAVDESHEPRPVTWAELRRQVGSLAAELRALGVRPGDRVSGYLPNIPQAAVALLASAAVGAVWTSCAPDFGARSVLDRFQQVEPVVLFTVDGYRYGGKEHDRRDTVAELRRELPTLRAVVHIPLLGTDTPEGALDWTALTAADVEPEFEQVPFDHPLWVLYSSGTTGLPKAIVQSQGGILVEHLKQLGLHCDLGPEDVFFWYTSTGWMMWNFLVSGLLTGTTIVMYDGSPGHPAIDAQWQIAARTGATLYGTSAAYVMACRKAGAHPARDHDLSRVKCVATTGSPLPPDGFRWLHDEFADRGADLWIASVSGGTDVCSCFAGAVPTLPVYIGELQAPCLGTDLRSWDPNGEPLVDEVGELVVTNPMPSMPIRFWNDPDGSRYHDSYFSVYPGVWRHGDWITLTSRGSVIIHGRSDSTLNRQGVRMGSADIYEVVERLPEIRESLVLGIEQPDGGYWMPLFVHLAPGAVLDEHLLDRIKKAIREQLSPRHVPDEVIEVPGVPHTLTGKRIEVPVKRLLQGTPLDKAVNPGSIDNLDLLHFYEELARKRA, from the coding sequence ATGACCTCAGCGCACCCCTCGCCGCTCTGGCGGCCCGACGAGGACCGCATCGAACAGGCCCGCATCACCGCCTTCCAGTCCTGGGCGGCCACCCACCACCGGGCGCCCGCCGACGGCGGCTACCCAGCCCTGCACCGCTGGTCCGTGGCCGAACCCGAGACCTTCTGGAAGGCCGTCACCGAGTGGTTCGACGTACGGTTCAGCACGCCCTACGCGCGCGTGCTGGGCGACCGCGCCATGCCCGGCGCCCAGTGGTTCCCCGGAGCCCGGCTGAACTACGCCGAGCACGCCCTGCGCGCCGCCGCCACCCGCCCGGACGAACCGGCCGTCCTCGCCGTCGACGAGAGCCATGAGCCCCGCCCGGTCACCTGGGCCGAACTGCGCCGCCAGGTCGGCTCCCTCGCCGCCGAACTCCGCGCCCTCGGCGTACGCCCCGGCGACCGCGTCAGCGGCTACCTGCCCAACATCCCGCAGGCCGCCGTCGCCCTCCTCGCCAGCGCCGCCGTCGGCGCCGTCTGGACCTCCTGCGCTCCCGACTTCGGCGCCCGCAGCGTCCTGGACCGCTTCCAGCAGGTCGAACCCGTCGTCCTGTTCACCGTCGACGGCTACCGCTACGGCGGCAAGGAGCACGACCGCCGGGACACCGTGGCCGAACTCCGCCGCGAGCTGCCCACCCTGCGCGCCGTCGTCCACATCCCGCTCCTCGGCACGGACACACCCGAGGGCGCCCTCGACTGGACGGCCCTGACCGCCGCCGACGTGGAACCGGAATTCGAACAGGTCCCCTTCGACCACCCCCTGTGGGTGCTCTACTCCTCGGGCACCACCGGACTGCCCAAGGCGATCGTCCAGTCCCAGGGCGGCATCCTGGTCGAACACCTCAAACAACTCGGCCTGCACTGCGACCTCGGCCCCGAGGACGTCTTCTTCTGGTACACGTCCACCGGCTGGATGATGTGGAACTTCCTCGTCTCCGGCCTGCTCACCGGCACCACGATCGTCATGTACGACGGCAGTCCCGGACACCCCGCCATCGACGCCCAGTGGCAGATCGCCGCGCGCACCGGCGCCACCCTGTACGGCACCTCCGCCGCCTACGTCATGGCCTGCCGCAAGGCCGGCGCCCACCCCGCGCGCGACCACGACCTCTCCCGCGTCAAGTGCGTCGCCACCACCGGCTCGCCCCTGCCGCCGGACGGCTTCCGCTGGCTCCACGACGAGTTCGCCGACCGCGGCGCCGACCTGTGGATCGCCTCCGTCAGCGGCGGCACCGACGTCTGCTCCTGCTTCGCCGGGGCCGTCCCCACACTGCCGGTGTACATCGGCGAACTCCAGGCCCCCTGCCTCGGGACCGACCTGCGCTCCTGGGACCCGAACGGCGAACCCCTGGTCGACGAGGTCGGCGAGCTCGTCGTCACCAACCCGATGCCCTCCATGCCCATCCGCTTCTGGAACGACCCCGACGGCAGCCGCTACCACGACAGCTACTTCTCCGTCTACCCCGGCGTCTGGCGCCACGGCGACTGGATCACGCTCACCTCCCGGGGCTCCGTGATCATCCACGGACGCTCCGACTCCACGCTCAACCGCCAGGGCGTCCGCATGGGCTCGGCCGACATCTACGAAGTGGTCGAACGCCTCCCGGAGATCCGGGAGTCCCTCGTCCTCGGCATCGAACAGCCCGACGGCGGCTACTGGATGCCCCTCTTCGTCCACCTCGCCCCGGGTGCGGTGCTCGACGAACACCTGCTCGACCGCATCAAGAAGGCCATCCGGGAACAGCTCTCACCGCGCCACGTGCCCGACGAGGTCATCGAGGTCCCCGGCGTCCCGCACACCCTCACCGGCAAGCGCATCGAAGTCCCGGTCAAACGCCTCCTCCAGGGCACCCCGCTGGACAAGGCGGTCAATCCCGGCTCGATCGACAACCTCGACCTGCTGCACTTCTACGAGGAACTGGCCCGCAAGCGCGCCTGA
- a CDS encoding DUF881 domain-containing protein, with the protein MRDDSDNDDNRNTGDASRDSDRGAKGDNGPDAGNGAPRDAPGVAPHRLRAELPQEIRAAPAGTGQPRYAPPRTAPRPPVPDKRGGDGTAPSLTGRQRLLKGIWPPRLTRAQLIVALLLFGLGFGLAVQVASNSDSDSALRGARQEDLVRILDELDDRTQRLEDEKQGLEDQRTELENSSDQAEEARKQTAEKEKQLGILAGTVAAQGPGITMTVQDTKGRVEADMLLDAIQELRAAGAEAIQVDDVRVVAGTYLTNSGKGIAVDGNKINAPYRFKVIGKPQDLEPALNIPGGVVQTLEKEQATVTVERSTKIVVDALRAAKRPDYARSSSQ; encoded by the coding sequence ATGCGCGACGACAGCGACAACGACGACAACAGGAACACCGGCGACGCGAGCCGCGACAGCGACCGCGGCGCCAAGGGCGACAACGGGCCCGACGCCGGGAACGGCGCGCCGCGCGACGCCCCCGGTGTCGCCCCGCACCGCCTGCGCGCGGAGCTGCCCCAGGAGATCCGCGCCGCACCGGCCGGGACCGGGCAGCCGCGGTACGCCCCGCCCCGGACCGCACCGCGGCCGCCGGTACCCGACAAGCGCGGGGGCGACGGAACCGCACCGTCGTTGACGGGCCGTCAGCGGCTGCTCAAGGGCATCTGGCCGCCGCGCCTGACCCGCGCGCAACTCATCGTGGCGCTGCTCCTGTTCGGCCTCGGCTTCGGTCTCGCCGTCCAGGTCGCCTCCAACAGCGACAGCGACAGCGCGTTGCGCGGCGCCCGCCAGGAGGACCTGGTCCGTATCCTCGATGAACTCGACGACCGCACGCAGCGTCTTGAGGACGAGAAGCAGGGGCTCGAGGACCAGCGGACCGAGCTGGAGAACAGCTCGGACCAGGCGGAGGAGGCGCGCAAGCAGACGGCCGAGAAGGAGAAGCAGCTCGGCATCCTGGCGGGCACCGTGGCCGCACAGGGACCCGGCATCACGATGACCGTCCAGGACACGAAGGGGAGGGTCGAGGCGGACATGCTGCTCGACGCGATCCAGGAGCTGCGCGCGGCGGGCGCGGAGGCCATCCAGGTCGACGACGTCCGGGTGGTCGCCGGCACCTACCTCACGAACTCGGGCAAGGGGATCGCCGTCGACGGGAACAAGATCAACGCTCCCTATCGTTTCAAGGTCATCGGCAAGCCGCAGGACCTCGAGCCGGCGCTCAACATCCCCGGAGGCGTGGTGCAGACCCTGGAGAAGGAGCAGGCCACGGTCACCGTGGAGCGTTCGACGAAGATCGTCGTGGACGCCTTGCGAGCCGCGAAGCGTCCTGACTACGCTCGGTCGTCCTCCCAGTGA
- a CDS encoding CDP-alcohol phosphatidyltransferase family protein, translating into MEVQETRVQTDRVLTIPNILSAARLLGVPLFLWLILRPEFGGPESDGWALLVLAFSGISDYLDGKLARRWNQISSLGRLLDPAADRLYILSTLVGLTWREILPLWLTLVLLARELVLLVMVGILRRHGYPPPQVNFLGKAATFNLMYAFPLLLLSDGSGWLPSLAAIFGWAFAGWGTTLYWWAGVLYVVQVRRLVRADAMAD; encoded by the coding sequence GTGGAGGTTCAGGAGACCCGCGTTCAGACCGACCGGGTCCTCACCATCCCGAACATCCTCAGCGCGGCGCGACTGCTCGGGGTACCGCTCTTCCTGTGGCTGATCCTCCGGCCCGAGTTCGGCGGCCCCGAGAGTGACGGCTGGGCGCTGCTCGTGCTGGCCTTCAGCGGTATCAGCGACTACCTGGACGGCAAGCTGGCCAGGCGCTGGAACCAGATCAGCAGCCTGGGCCGGCTCCTCGACCCGGCGGCCGACCGTCTGTACATCCTGTCGACGCTCGTCGGGCTCACCTGGCGCGAGATCCTGCCACTCTGGCTCACCCTGGTCCTGTTGGCGCGGGAACTCGTTCTGCTGGTCATGGTCGGCATCCTCAGGCGACACGGTTACCCGCCGCCGCAGGTGAACTTCCTGGGCAAGGCGGCCACCTTCAACCTCATGTACGCGTTCCCGCTGCTTCTGCTCAGTGACGGAAGCGGATGGCTCCCGTCACTGGCAGCCATTTTCGGATGGGCGTTCGCAGGGTGGGGTACAACCCTGTATTGGTGGGCAGGAGTCCTCTACGTGGTTCAAGTCCGCCGCCTTGTCCGTGCGGACGCCATGGCCGATTGA
- a CDS encoding small basic family protein, protein MIAVLGLVVGVVAGLLVRPEVPVAVEPYLPIAVVAALDAVFGGLRAMLDGIFDDKVFVVSFLSNVVVAALIVFLGDKLGVGAQLSTGVVVVLGIRIFSNAAAIRRHVFRA, encoded by the coding sequence GTGATCGCCGTACTGGGCCTCGTCGTGGGAGTCGTGGCCGGCCTGTTGGTCCGGCCCGAGGTGCCCGTGGCCGTCGAGCCGTATCTTCCGATCGCGGTCGTCGCCGCGCTGGACGCCGTGTTCGGCGGGCTACGGGCCATGCTCGACGGCATCTTCGACGACAAGGTCTTCGTGGTTTCGTTCCTGTCGAACGTGGTCGTCGCCGCGTTGATCGTCTTCCTGGGCGACAAGCTGGGCGTCGGGGCGCAGCTCTCCACGGGCGTCGTGGTCGTCCTGGGCATCCGCATCTTCTCCAACGCCGCCGCGATCCGCCGGCACGTCTTCCGGGCGTGA